One genomic window of Planctomycetaceae bacterium includes the following:
- a CDS encoding sulfatase, translated as MSRPNIIYVFADQMRSTALGCAGVERVHTPNLDAFAAQGMRFTNAVSNTPVCSPSRATLLTGLHALTHRLVFNDIMLRTDVRCLADVLNDAGYRCGYVGKWHIDVQDRGAFTPPGPRRRGFDDFWASYNCHHSYLNGYYYTGESPDSVWVDGYMPDAETDLAIGYLRQKAAQRDPFCLMLSWGPPHCPYRQAPQRYLDMYPPESIELMPSVRQGRVYGGNGPGPTAEEDRAKREQVAGYYAHVTALDECFGRLMAAIDAAGIAGNTIVVFSSDHGDMLYNHNRGWKCKPYRESMGIPLLVRWPGRVPAGRAAGGPVGIVDHMPTLLHLAGLAAPEGVQGQDLSAYFLGSDSAAPHSQLISFPVMPENYSYGVWRGVVTSQHTYATFRDKPWLLFDDQADPMQMTNLAGSPDHAALQADLDAQTRAWLERTGDPFEPSRTVADKYYRGHVGCVMPYFENETIRQGYAAHRKSSS; from the coding sequence ATGTCCCGGCCCAACATCATCTATGTCTTCGCCGATCAGATGCGTTCGACGGCGCTGGGCTGCGCGGGCGTCGAGCGGGTGCATACGCCGAATCTCGACGCCTTCGCCGCGCAGGGGATGCGCTTTACCAATGCGGTCTCGAACACGCCGGTGTGTTCGCCGTCGCGGGCGACGCTGCTGACGGGGCTGCACGCGCTGACGCACCGGCTGGTGTTCAATGACATCATGCTGCGCACCGACGTGCGGTGCCTGGCGGACGTGCTCAATGACGCGGGGTATCGCTGCGGGTACGTCGGCAAGTGGCACATCGACGTGCAGGACCGCGGGGCCTTCACGCCGCCCGGGCCGCGGCGGCGCGGGTTCGACGACTTCTGGGCCTCGTACAACTGCCACCACTCGTACCTCAACGGCTATTATTACACCGGCGAGAGTCCTGATTCGGTCTGGGTGGACGGCTACATGCCCGACGCCGAGACCGACCTGGCGATCGGCTATCTCCGGCAGAAGGCGGCCCAGCGAGATCCCTTCTGCCTGATGCTCTCATGGGGTCCGCCGCACTGCCCGTACCGCCAGGCGCCCCAGCGCTACCTCGATATGTACCCGCCCGAGAGCATCGAGCTGATGCCCTCAGTCCGCCAGGGGCGCGTCTACGGCGGCAACGGTCCGGGCCCCACGGCCGAGGAAGACCGCGCCAAGCGCGAGCAGGTTGCCGGCTACTACGCGCACGTCACGGCGCTGGACGAATGCTTCGGTCGCCTGATGGCCGCCATCGACGCGGCGGGCATTGCCGGCAATACCATCGTCGTCTTCTCCAGCGATCACGGGGACATGCTGTACAACCACAACCGCGGCTGGAAGTGCAAACCCTACCGCGAGTCGATGGGCATCCCGCTGCTGGTGCGTTGGCCGGGGCGCGTGCCAGCCGGTCGCGCCGCCGGCGGCCCGGTTGGGATCGTCGACCACATGCCCACGCTGCTGCACCTGGCGGGCCTGGCCGCCCCTGAGGGCGTGCAGGGGCAGGATCTGTCGGCGTACTTCCTGGGCAGCGATTCGGCTGCCCCGCACAGCCAACTCATCAGCTTCCCCGTGATGCCGGAGAACTACTCCTACGGCGTGTGGCGCGGCGTCGTGACGTCGCAGCACACGTACGCCACCTTCCGAGACAAGCCCTGGTTGCTCTTCGACGACCAGGCCGACCCGATGCAGATGACGAACCTGGCCGGCTCGCCTGACCATGCCGCGCTGCAGGCCGATCTCGATGCCCAGACCCGCGCCTGGTTGGAGCGAACAGGCGACCCCTTCGAGCCATCCCGCACCGTGGCCGATAAGTACTACCGCGGCCACGTCGGCTGCGTCATGCCCTACTTCGAGAACGAGACCATCCGCCAGGGCTACGCCGCGCACCGTAAGAGCAGTTCCTAG
- a CDS encoding aspartate-semialdehyde dehydrogenase yields the protein MQSNARLPRVAIMGATGAVGVEFLRILEQRNFPLASLKLLASARSAGKRMPFRGEELTVEELSEKSFDGVDLVLASAGGSISKQFAPFATAAGAVVVDNTSAFRMVPEIPLVIPEVNPDDIKTHTGIIANPNCSTIIMNVPVWPLHKVNPIRRLVVSTYQAVSGAGAAAMAELDQAARAFLDGKDFRPKVLPHSAAFNVFSHNSKIGPDGYNEEETKMVKETRKIFHCPEIRVTATCVRVPVMRAHSESVNIEFTNPITENEVREILARAPGVKIVDDRQRNYFPMPRDASGHDDVLVGRIRQDLSLPDGRGIDMFISGDQIRKGAALNAVQIAELL from the coding sequence ATGCAATCCAACGCACGACTGCCTCGGGTGGCCATCATGGGCGCCACCGGCGCCGTGGGTGTCGAGTTCCTCCGCATTCTCGAGCAGCGGAACTTTCCGCTGGCCAGCCTCAAGCTGCTGGCCTCGGCTCGCTCGGCGGGCAAGAGGATGCCCTTCCGCGGCGAGGAACTGACGGTCGAGGAATTGAGCGAAAAGAGCTTCGATGGCGTCGACCTGGTGCTGGCTTCGGCCGGCGGGAGCATCTCGAAGCAGTTCGCGCCCTTCGCCACAGCCGCCGGAGCGGTGGTGGTGGATAACACCTCGGCGTTTCGCATGGTGCCCGAGATCCCGCTGGTGATCCCGGAGGTCAACCCCGACGACATCAAGACGCACACGGGCATTATCGCCAACCCCAACTGCTCGACGATCATCATGAACGTGCCGGTCTGGCCGCTGCACAAGGTCAATCCGATCAGACGCCTGGTCGTCAGCACCTACCAGGCCGTCAGCGGCGCCGGGGCGGCGGCGATGGCCGAACTCGACCAGGCCGCCCGCGCGTTCCTCGACGGCAAGGATTTCAGGCCCAAGGTGCTGCCGCACAGCGCGGCCTTCAACGTCTTCAGCCACAACAGCAAGATCGGCCCCGACGGGTACAACGAAGAAGAGACCAAGATGGTCAAGGAAACGCGCAAGATCTTCCACTGCCCGGAAATCCGCGTGACCGCCACCTGCGTGCGCGTGCCGGTCATGCGCGCCCACAGCGAGTCGGTGAACATCGAGTTCACCAATCCCATCACGGAAAACGAAGTACGCGAGATTCTCGCAAGGGCGCCCGGCGTCAAGATCGTCGACGACCGCCAGCGAAACTACTTCCCCATGCCTCGCGACGCCAGCGGCCACGACGACGTCCTCGTCGGACGCATCCGCCAGGACCTCTCCCTGCCTGACGGCCGCGGGATCGACATGTTCATCAGCGGCGACCAGATTCGAAAAGGCGCCGCCCTCAACGCGGTGCAGATCGCCGAGTTGTTGTAA
- a CDS encoding metal ABC transporter permease, whose product MIDLSWLYDLVGRAVPLECMQQRFMQQALIALVLLAPMAAALGVQVINFRMAFFSDAISHSAFAGLALGLILSLDVRLAMVGFAVLIGLGIIAVGRRTSLSMDAVIGVFFSAAIAFGLAIVKREPSLSRDIQKYLFGDILTISDVEIVSLAGLFLVLMVFQAVGYNRMLYVGLNAALAAAHRIRTRIYQYIFAALLSVVAIFSVWTVGVFLVTAMLVVPAAAGRNFARSAGGMFWWALLIAVSSAVAGLLISAQPWARTATGATVVLCATAWFVISLLPRLWRRS is encoded by the coding sequence ATGATTGACCTGTCCTGGCTGTACGACCTGGTCGGCAGGGCGGTGCCGCTGGAGTGCATGCAGCAGCGGTTCATGCAGCAGGCCCTGATCGCCCTGGTGCTGCTGGCGCCGATGGCCGCGGCCTTGGGCGTGCAGGTCATCAACTTCCGCATGGCGTTCTTCTCCGACGCCATCAGCCACTCGGCCTTTGCCGGCCTGGCGCTGGGACTGATTCTGAGCCTCGACGTGCGCCTGGCGATGGTGGGGTTCGCGGTGCTGATCGGGCTGGGGATCATCGCGGTGGGGCGGCGGACGTCGCTGTCGATGGACGCGGTGATCGGCGTGTTCTTTTCGGCGGCTATCGCGTTTGGTCTGGCCATCGTCAAGCGCGAACCGAGCCTCTCGCGGGACATCCAGAAATACCTCTTCGGCGACATCCTGACGATCTCCGATGTGGAGATCGTCTCGCTGGCGGGCCTGTTCCTGGTGCTGATGGTCTTTCAAGCCGTCGGTTACAACCGCATGCTGTACGTCGGACTCAACGCCGCCCTGGCGGCCGCCCACCGCATCCGCACGCGGATTTACCAATACATCTTTGCGGCGCTGCTGTCGGTAGTGGCGATCTTCTCGGTCTGGACGGTGGGCGTCTTTCTCGTGACGGCGATGCTGGTCGTGCCGGCCGCCGCGGGGCGAAACTTCGCCCGCTCGGCGGGGGGCATGTTCTGGTGGGCGCTGCTGATCGCCGTCAGCTCGGCGGTCGCCGGGCTGTTGATCTCGGCCCAGCCCTGGGCCCGCACCGCCACCGGCGCCACGGTGGTGCTCTGCGCGACTGCGTGGTTCGTCATCAGCCTGCTTCCGCGTCTTTGGCGCCGAAGCTGA
- a CDS encoding metal ABC transporter ATP-binding protein, with translation MPPSISFENVGVSLAGVTILESVTAEVPAGSATAIIGPNGAGKTTLLLALLGQVPFSGSIRIGSHAAAASSLRLGYVPQRLDFDRAMPLTVMELLSMGRQRLPLWFGVKAAHRRRAMEVLAAVKAEHLSRRRVGALSGGELQRVLLALAMLEDPQVLILDEPSSGVDIAGENLLCELLETLRAQKGFTQIMVTHDLSLVTAHASDVICLNRRVTGQGPTLEALTPEVLASTFGIHLGLANLALLHRDCCQEHHHD, from the coding sequence ATGCCGCCATCGATTAGCTTTGAAAACGTCGGCGTTTCGCTGGCGGGCGTGACGATTCTCGAGTCGGTCACGGCCGAGGTCCCCGCCGGCAGCGCCACGGCGATCATCGGTCCCAACGGCGCGGGCAAGACCACGCTGCTGCTGGCGCTGCTGGGGCAGGTGCCTTTCAGCGGGAGCATCCGTATCGGTAGCCATGCGGCCGCGGCCAGTTCGCTGCGGCTGGGGTATGTCCCGCAGCGTCTGGATTTCGATCGGGCGATGCCGCTGACGGTGATGGAGCTGCTGTCGATGGGGCGTCAGCGCCTGCCGCTGTGGTTCGGCGTCAAGGCGGCGCACCGGCGGCGGGCGATGGAAGTGCTGGCGGCAGTCAAGGCCGAGCACCTGTCGCGGCGGCGGGTGGGGGCGCTGTCGGGCGGGGAGTTGCAGCGCGTGCTGCTGGCCCTGGCGATGCTCGAGGACCCGCAGGTGCTGATCCTGGACGAGCCCTCCAGCGGCGTCGATATCGCCGGCGAAAATCTGCTGTGCGAGTTGCTCGAGACGCTCCGGGCCCAGAAGGGCTTCACGCAGATCATGGTCACGCACGACCTGTCGCTGGTGACGGCCCACGCCTCTGACGTAATCTGCCTCAACCGCCGCGTCACCGGGCAGGGCCCCACGCTCGAAGCGCTGACGCCGGAGGTGCTGGCCTCGACGTTCGGGATCCACCTGGGCCTGGCGAACCTGGCCTTGCTGCACCGGGACTGCTGCCAGGAGCACCACCATGATTGA
- a CDS encoding vWA domain-containing protein, which translates to MRHAITALLTATVLMMGSVVLAAGSPKVDPKGVAAPAEKEVDIAICLDTSNSMDGLIDAAKQKLWAIVNELATAKPKPKLRVALYQYGNDGLSSENGWVQRVCDLTNDLDTVYSKLFALKTHGGTEYVARVTRAAADELKWAGKGSLKIIVVAGNEPATQDHKIPLQDACKGAAGKGIIVNTIFCGALQEGRNTGWADAAAWADGQFAAIDQNAGTVTVSTPYDKKIAELGTALNSTYIPYGKAGAAGSANQAAQDKNASSVNAPAAAQRAAAKASVVYTNSNWDLVDAKKDKQVDLAKVSPEDLPENMRKMTPQQREAYVKEQAAAREKLQKEIRELNTKRDEHVKAEMAKRGLDESKSFDGNLRKVVREQATAAGMTFEKPE; encoded by the coding sequence ATGAGGCATGCGATAACAGCTTTGCTGACGGCAACGGTACTGATGATGGGTTCGGTCGTCCTGGCGGCCGGGTCGCCCAAGGTAGATCCCAAGGGCGTGGCCGCGCCGGCCGAAAAGGAAGTCGACATCGCCATCTGCCTGGACACGTCCAACTCGATGGATGGTCTGATCGACGCGGCCAAGCAGAAGCTCTGGGCGATCGTCAACGAGTTGGCCACGGCCAAACCCAAGCCCAAACTTCGCGTGGCGCTCTACCAGTACGGCAACGACGGCCTCAGCAGCGAAAACGGCTGGGTGCAGCGTGTCTGCGACCTGACCAACGATCTCGACACGGTCTATTCCAAGCTTTTCGCCCTCAAGACCCACGGCGGCACAGAGTATGTCGCCCGCGTGACTCGGGCGGCAGCCGATGAACTCAAGTGGGCGGGCAAAGGCTCGCTCAAAATCATCGTGGTAGCCGGCAACGAACCGGCCACGCAGGACCACAAGATCCCCCTGCAGGATGCGTGCAAAGGCGCCGCGGGCAAAGGCATCATCGTCAACACGATCTTCTGCGGAGCGTTGCAGGAAGGCCGCAATACCGGCTGGGCCGACGCCGCCGCCTGGGCGGACGGGCAGTTTGCGGCTATCGACCAGAACGCCGGCACGGTGACGGTCTCGACGCCGTACGACAAGAAGATCGCCGAATTGGGCACCGCCCTCAACAGCACGTACATTCCCTACGGCAAAGCCGGGGCCGCGGGATCGGCCAATCAGGCGGCACAGGACAAAAACGCTTCGTCGGTAAACGCCCCCGCCGCCGCCCAGCGCGCCGCCGCTAAGGCCAGCGTCGTTTACACCAACTCGAACTGGGACCTGGTCGATGCCAAGAAGGACAAGCAGGTCGACTTGGCAAAAGTGTCGCCCGAAGACCTCCCCGAGAACATGCGCAAGATGACGCCCCAGCAGCGCGAGGCGTACGTGAAAGAACAAGCAGCCGCTCGCGAAAAGCTCCAGAAAGAAATCAGAGAGCTAAACACCAAACGCGACGAGCATGTCAAAGCCGAAATGGCCAAGCGGGGCCTCGACGAGTCCAAGAGCTTCGACGGCAACCTCCGCAAGGTCGTGCGAGAGCAAGCTACAGCCGCAGGTATGACGTTTGAAAAACCGGAATGA
- a CDS encoding zinc ABC transporter substrate-binding protein: MKTLLLTAAAVALLAMAGCDRKPAPATRAADGKVHILCTTFPMYLFTRNVTAGSKTISVEMMAAASAGCPHDYVLTPQDMQAITGADALIINGLGMEEFLSGMLAKAGPKVRIIDTSRGIDGVIEMAHEEAGHDDHHHEHCQFNPHLFASPKMAAKVVANIAAALGELAPGEASLFAANAAAYQQRLAALGEEFAKAAQALPNKKIVTQHAVFDYLARDCGLEIVAVIEAAPGQEPSAADMLKIIRTVRDSGAAAVFTEPQYSPKAAQAIARETNVRVAELDPVASGPADAPLDYYQAVMRANLATLQNALGRGDMKPEAADAAID; encoded by the coding sequence ATGAAAACGCTACTTCTGACTGCGGCGGCGGTAGCATTGCTGGCGATGGCGGGGTGCGATCGCAAGCCTGCCCCTGCCACGCGTGCGGCTGATGGCAAAGTCCACATTCTCTGCACCACCTTTCCAATGTATCTATTCACGCGGAACGTGACGGCCGGGAGCAAGACGATCTCGGTCGAGATGATGGCGGCGGCCTCGGCGGGCTGCCCGCACGATTACGTGCTGACTCCGCAAGACATGCAGGCGATCACCGGCGCCGACGCGCTGATCATCAACGGTCTGGGGATGGAGGAGTTCCTTTCGGGGATGCTCGCTAAGGCCGGACCCAAGGTCCGCATTATCGATACCTCGCGCGGGATCGACGGCGTGATCGAGATGGCCCACGAAGAGGCCGGCCACGACGACCACCATCATGAGCATTGCCAGTTCAACCCGCACCTGTTCGCCAGCCCGAAGATGGCCGCCAAAGTCGTCGCCAACATCGCTGCGGCGCTGGGCGAGCTGGCGCCGGGCGAGGCCTCGCTTTTCGCCGCCAACGCGGCCGCCTATCAACAGCGCCTCGCCGCCCTGGGCGAAGAGTTCGCCAAAGCGGCCCAGGCGCTGCCCAACAAGAAGATCGTCACGCAGCACGCGGTGTTCGATTACCTCGCCCGCGACTGCGGGCTGGAGATCGTCGCGGTCATCGAGGCGGCGCCCGGCCAGGAGCCCTCGGCGGCAGACATGCTCAAGATCATCCGGACCGTTCGCGACAGCGGCGCCGCGGCGGTCTTCACCGAACCGCAGTATTCGCCCAAGGCCGCCCAGGCCATCGCCCGCGAGACGAACGTGCGCGTCGCGGAGCTCGACCCGGTCGCCAGCGGTCCGGCCGATGCGCCGCTAGACTATTACCAGGCCGTTATGCGCGCAAACCTCGCCACGCTCCAGAACGCGCTGGGCCGCGGCGACATGAAACCCGAGGCTGCCGATGCCGCCATCGATTAG
- a CDS encoding PEP-CTERM sorting domain-containing protein — MKQALTIMALAVVSMLASGAGAALIRIDFGTEDSPVVSGVDALAAAADPVAFGSYGLNVWDGRNAAEYQDTTTNPSFAGLLDTVTGLATSAYISFTGTVYSYNATGWGTGAGNLRGDFLANTVGDIAFEIGGLLANTETKLFVTSQVFTRDGWGEVAGWHDQTASFTIDGIRNNVGNGMLITTTTDGNGRITGTWHKDTGESDLTGIQISQQPIPEPASMGLLVLGGLALLRRRRA; from the coding sequence ATGAAGCAAGCATTAACGATTATGGCTCTGGCCGTTGTGTCTATGTTGGCTTCGGGAGCAGGAGCGGCGTTGATCCGGATCGATTTTGGAACAGAAGACAGTCCCGTTGTGTCTGGCGTGGACGCCCTGGCGGCTGCGGCTGATCCCGTGGCCTTCGGCAGCTATGGACTGAATGTCTGGGACGGTCGCAACGCCGCGGAATATCAGGACACTACGACCAACCCAAGCTTTGCAGGCTTGCTGGACACCGTGACGGGGCTGGCGACCAGCGCCTACATTTCCTTCACCGGGACAGTCTACTCATACAATGCCACCGGTTGGGGTACCGGCGCCGGAAATCTTCGGGGCGACTTCCTGGCTAATACTGTCGGAGACATAGCTTTTGAGATCGGCGGATTGCTGGCCAATACCGAAACGAAGTTGTTTGTGACCAGCCAGGTCTTTACCCGGGACGGGTGGGGAGAAGTGGCCGGCTGGCATGATCAGACAGCTAGCTTCACGATCGACGGTATCCGCAACAACGTGGGAAATGGCATGCTGATCACCACGACGACTGACGGCAATGGTCGAATTACGGGGACGTGGCACAAAGATACCGGCGAATCGGATTTGACCGGTATACAGATCAGCCAACAGCCGATTCCCGAGCCGGCCTCGATGGGCCTGCTGGTTCTGGGAGGCCTGGCTTTGCTCCGCCGTAGACGCGCATAA
- a CDS encoding four helix bundle protein: MGGCRRPLRAGFKSFRQPALRAGKVFSNTLDAAHSISRNIAEGYCRRSLKEYLNFLNISLGSCGEFYCACTSIAGAGQIAPELAAELDALHFKVENELLSLIRSLQRKQDNGGWTDSFAQDGSSEA, translated from the coding sequence GTGGGAGGATGCCGTCGCCCTCTACGTGCTGGCTTCAAAAGCTTTCGGCAGCCCGCCCTTCGTGCTGGCAAGGTGTTTTCGAATACGCTGGATGCGGCCCACAGCATTTCGCGCAATATCGCCGAAGGCTATTGTCGCCGCAGCCTGAAAGAGTATTTGAACTTCCTGAACATCTCTCTGGGCTCGTGTGGAGAATTCTATTGCGCGTGCACGAGTATTGCAGGCGCGGGACAGATCGCGCCTGAGCTTGCCGCCGAACTGGACGCGCTTCACTTCAAGGTCGAAAACGAACTCCTCAGCCTGATCAGGTCTCTGCAGAGGAAGCAAGACAACGGAGGCTGGACAGACTCGTTCGCACAGGACGGCTCCAGCGAAGCATAA